Below is a genomic region from Vibrio pomeroyi.
CTGAATGACGAACACACTGAGTACCGTTGGTGTAGTTTAGAGGAAGCGAAAGCGCTCGCGCCGTTCCCTAACCAGCATGCGGTCTACGATCATATTTGGTCATATTTTGTCGATAAACCAGTCAACCCGCTTTACCGAGTGAAACTGAGCTAGCATTGGCAATTTAAGAGTTAAGACTTACCAAGATACGGGGTTAAAAAGGCGCTCACTTGCGCTTGGCATAGCCCTATATCCACTTTCACTCCGTGCGATTCGAGTATCGCTATACCACGACCATTATTGCGTGGGTCAGGGTCTAACATGGCAACGACGACGTGTTTTACACCTGCTTTGACCAATGTATTGGCGCAAGCGGGTGTTCTGCCAACAAAAGAGCAGGGCTCTAAAGTTACGTAAGCGGTAACGCCTTCCATTGTTCCATCCGTTTCGTCGTCATATCTATTC
It encodes:
- a CDS encoding bifunctional diaminohydroxyphosphoribosylaminopyrimidine deaminase/5-amino-6-(5-phosphoribosylamino)uracil reductase RibD; this encodes MNQQYMLQALEASRQALPDCQPNPPVGCVLVKDDKVVAVGYTQKVGGNHAEVEALNRYDDETDGTMEGVTAYVTLEPCSFVGRTPACANTLVKAGVKHVVVAMLDPDPRNNGRGIAILESHGVKVDIGLCQAQVSAFLTPYLGKS